DNA from Pirellulales bacterium:
AGCCTCTTTGGGGCAACTTGGCGACTGGGCTCAGAACTTGATCCGACCCCAGGTCCAGAAAAATGTCGCCGGCACGGTCGCTATTTCTCCGTTCGGCCCGAACATGCGGTCGATCATCGTCAACGTCAATCCGCACAAGCTTCGCGACTACAACCTTACACCGCAGAACGTGGTGGACGCCCTTGCTACAGGCAACACCATCATTCCCGCGGGCAACATCTATGTTAAAGATTCGATGCCGATCGTCGCCAATAATGCGACCGTGGTCGACATTCAGCGGCTGGGAGACATTCCGCTGAAGGTCGGCCATAACGTCTATCTGCGCGACGTGGCGACGGTTCAGGACGACACGGACGTCACGTACGGCTACGCACTGGTCAACGGCAAGAAGTCCGTCTATCTGCCCATTATCAAGAAAGATACCGGTTCGACCTTGACCGTCGTCGCCCAGACGCGCGCGTCGATGAAGTTGTTTCAAAGCGTTATTCCCAGGCAATACAGGGATAAGGTCAAAATCAGCTTTCAATTCGACGAGTCGCCGACCGTATTACACGCCATCGAAAGCGTGGCGACCGAAGGCGCGATCGGTGCGGCCTTAACCGGTGTGATGATTCTGCTGTTCTTGCACGACCTCAGAAGCGTCATCGTGGTCGTGACCAATATCCCGCTCGCACTCCTGGGTTCGCTGTTCGGGCTGTGGACGACCAACAACACGATCAACATCATGTCGCTGGGCGGGTTAGCGCTGTCGATCGGCATTCTGGTCGACATGTCAACGGTGATCATTGAGGATTTTCATGTGCAAATGGGGAAGACTCCCAACATCGCCACCGCGGTCTTGCAGGCCGCGCGGGCCACGGCTGTGCCGATTCTGCTGGCGCTAGTGTGCATCCTTTCGGTGTTTGTGCCAGCTTTCATCATGAACGATCCGCTACGGTCGCTGTTTATGCCGCTCACGCTGGCCGTTGGCTTTGCCATGATCTCGTCCTACGTACTATCGATTACGCTGGTGCCGATCTTGTGCGTGTATCTGGTCAAGCATGAGGCGCATGACGACAAGAAAGGATTTTTTCCCCACGTGTTGTCCGTTTATCGGACGATGGTGACGTGGCTGGTTCGCTGGCGTTGGTTCGTAGTGCCGGGTTACCTCGTCGCGTGCGGACTGGCTCTCGGGCTGATGGGACTTCGCGTAGGCACCGAACTCTTTCCGCAAATCGATTCAGGCGAATTTGTGCTGCGGTTCCGGCCGCCACCCGGCTCGAACTTCAACTTAACGCGCCAAATGGCCATCAAGTGTCTGGAAGAGATCGAGCGCGAGGCCAAGACAGAGAACATCATAATTACGATGGGCTTTGTCGGTCAGGTCGCGCCGAATTTCGGCATCGACAATATGGTGCTCTTTATGCGCGGCCCAGACGACGGCCAACTACGCGTGGCCCTGCGCGCAAAAAGCGGCATCAAGCTCGCAGAGTTCCGCGAGCGTCTACGCCAGATCCTGCCGGAGCGAGTGATCCCCTGGCTGGCGGATCAACTCAAGACAGGAGGATTGGCCGAAAGCACATCCCTTCAGCAAGCCAAAAAAGCAACGTTCGGTTTTGAGCCTGGAGATATCGTCACGCAAGTCATGAGCTTCGGCTCGACAACGCCGATCGCGGTCCGCGTCATTGGCACCGATCTTGACGACATCCGGCAACATGCGGAATTGATCGTCTCCAAGATGCGGCGAATTCCGGGACTGCGCGATATTCAGTTCGAGCAGACCTTGGATTATCCCACCATAGAGGTGGTCATCGATCGCGAAAAAGCCGGCCTCAGCAATGTGACGATCGACGACGTGCGCAAGGCGCTCGTCATGGCGACCTCCTCGACGCGATTTACCGATCTCAATTATTGGATCGACGTCGAGACCGGCTTCGACTACCTGGTGGAAGTCTTGTTGCCGCCGGCGCGCATGACCTCGCCCGAGGATCTGGAGATTCTGCCGCTGGATTCGGTCAGCCCGATAGTGAATCTAATGCTCCGCGACGTGGCCACCGTGCGCCCCGGCGTACGGCCCGGCGAGTTTGACCGCGATATGTCGCAACGTTTTCTCACCGTCACCGCCAACGTCGAGGGCGAAGACATGGGGCGAGCATCACGTCAGGTCGCCCAGGCCATCGCAGCCGCGGGTGATCCACCCGAAGGCGTGCGCGTCGAGACATTGGGGCAGCTTCCGCAGATGATCGAGATGTTCAAGTCGCTTGCCATTGGGCTGGCAGTGGCCGTGTTCGTGATTCTTGTTCTGTTGACGGCGTATTTCCAGTCGCCGCGCATGGGGCTGATCTCGATTAGCGCCGTCCCCGGGGTGCTCGCCGGCATTGCGGTCATCCTGTATCTGACTAAGACCTCGCTTAATATCGAGTCCTTCATGGGATCGATCATGAGCTTGGGGGTTTCGGTATCGAACTCGGTGCTGCTTGTCGCATTCATCAACGCTCATTGGAAAAATGGTTCTTCCTCGACCGAGGCGGCTATCGACGGGGCGGGCGAGCGTTTGCGGCCCATCCTGATGACGGCCTGTGCTATGACCGTCGGCATGATACCGATGGCGCTCGCCCTGGAGCGGGGAAGCGAAATGCAGGCACCGCTCGGCCGGGCAGTAATCGGCGGACTTGTCACGTCGACCTTGGCCACGTTGCTCGTGCTTCCCTCGATCTTCGCCATCGTGATTGGTACCAGCGAGCCGCACACGCCGTCAATTTACCCGGGCGACGCGGACAGTCACTATTACGATCCGCACCTCGAAGACGACGAACACCACAAATCCGGCGACGAGCGTGCGGCCAGCAACGTGGAACAATCAGGAGGCTCCTGATGCGATGCATCTCCTGTTGCAGTGAATTGAACTGTTGTGCACGCCTCTTGCGATACGGCGCATTGACGATTGCTTTGTTGAGCATGGTCGGGTGCAGCGGCGAGCCTGAGATCGACTACACAAGCGTCGCAGAGCCGCCCGCCGTGCGATTGGTCAGTCCCGACCGCCGGACGATCGTCCGCGTGGTAGGGCAACCGAGCTTTGTCGAATCGTACGAACGTACTTCGATCTATCCGAAGATGAGCGCCTACATCGACAAATGGATCGTCGACATCGGCGATACCGTGAAAAAGGGAGACGTCTTGGCGATTCTCTTTGTGCCGGAGTTGGTCGAGGATCTCGGTACGAAGAAGGCCACGGTGCTGCTCGACAAACAGCGGATCGATCTGGCTAAGAAGCTCGTCGACGTGGCGGCGGCCGACGTCGAAGCGGCACAGGCCAGTCTCGAAGAGGCCGAGGCGATCCTGGCTGACTATCAGGCCCAGGTGGATCGCTGGGACGTGCAAGTCAAACGACTGGCGCGGGAGACGGAACGGGGAGTGGTTGATCCTCAGGTTCTGCTCGAATCGCAAAATCAGTTGAAAGCCAGCACCGCCGCGCGCGAGAAAGCCAAGGCGACCATCGCCAAGGCAAAGGCCGAACTGCTTTCGGAAAGAGCAACCTTGGCCAAGGCCAATGTCGACGTTGCGGTTGCCCAGGCTGATCTTGAGGTGGCCAACAGCGAAGTGGCTCGATTGGAGGCGTGGGTGGGATATCTGAAGCTGTATTCGCCGTTTGACGGAATTGTTATTGCCAGAAACGCAAACACGGGCGATTTCGTTTTGCCTGCCACCGGCGACCCGACCGCGATGCAGAGGGCGCCGCACTTATCACCCGGTGGCAAGGCCGCGCCGATTTACGTGGTTGATCGTCTCGACGTGGTGCGCGTGTTCGTCGATATTCCCGAATCGGACGCCGACTACGCGGACCAGGGGACAACGGCAAAGGTGCTTATCAAGGCTTACCGCGACGAGGAGATTCCGGCCTCGGTGACGCGCGTCAGTTGGGGGCTAAATGCGACCAGCCGCACGTTGCGTGTCGAGATCGATCTGCACAACCCCGACGCTAAAATCCGACCCGGCATGTACGCTTACGGCAAGCTGACGATCGAGCGGCCCGACGTTCGCGCGTTACCAATCGATGCGATCGAGTACCGAGGCGACCAGTCATTTTGCTGGTTATACGAAGATGGCCGCGCAGCTCGAGTCGAGATCAAGACCGGCGTCAGCGATGGCAAATGGACCGAAGTCACCCAGCGTTCGTCGAAGTCAGAGAATGAATCTCAGTCGAAAGAATCTTGGACGTCGTTCGATGGTACGGAACAAATCATTCTCGGCGACTTGTCATTGCTCACAGAGGGCGCGCCGGTTCGTGCGGCCGGTATCGAATCGAGCAAGTCCGGCGGCGGCCTGTGATGCCTCCGTCTGACCCGGCCGAAGTTGCGGAACAACGCCACGATCTCGATCGATATTCGCCGCCGTTGCCGATGGCCGATTGCTTGCTTGGTCGTTTCTGTTTCGTCCCGCCGAGGTGCTAGCGA
Protein-coding regions in this window:
- a CDS encoding efflux RND transporter periplasmic adaptor subunit, which encodes MRCISCCSELNCCARLLRYGALTIALLSMVGCSGEPEIDYTSVAEPPAVRLVSPDRRTIVRVVGQPSFVESYERTSIYPKMSAYIDKWIVDIGDTVKKGDVLAILFVPELVEDLGTKKATVLLDKQRIDLAKKLVDVAAADVEAAQASLEEAEAILADYQAQVDRWDVQVKRLARETERGVVDPQVLLESQNQLKASTAAREKAKATIAKAKAELLSERATLAKANVDVAVAQADLEVANSEVARLEAWVGYLKLYSPFDGIVIARNANTGDFVLPATGDPTAMQRAPHLSPGGKAAPIYVVDRLDVVRVFVDIPESDADYADQGTTAKVLIKAYRDEEIPASVTRVSWGLNATSRTLRVEIDLHNPDAKIRPGMYAYGKLTIERPDVRALPIDAIEYRGDQSFCWLYEDGRAARVEIKTGVSDGKWTEVTQRSSKSENESQSKESWTSFDGTEQIILGDLSLLTEGAPVRAAGIESSKSGGGL
- a CDS encoding efflux RND transporter permease subunit — its product is MRHPITTLMLVVALVSGGGLAYSRMRVDIFPALNVPKIYVFLDYVGMSPDQMEGFIVNQLELFFQYVDGVQDIESRNIQQVALCELSFFPGTDMGQAMAQVVAMSDRAMSWMPKGTLPPMIMRMDAGSVPVGYLLLESDEASLGQLGDWAQNLIRPQVQKNVAGTVAISPFGPNMRSIIVNVNPHKLRDYNLTPQNVVDALATGNTIIPAGNIYVKDSMPIVANNATVVDIQRLGDIPLKVGHNVYLRDVATVQDDTDVTYGYALVNGKKSVYLPIIKKDTGSTLTVVAQTRASMKLFQSVIPRQYRDKVKISFQFDESPTVLHAIESVATEGAIGAALTGVMILLFLHDLRSVIVVVTNIPLALLGSLFGLWTTNNTINIMSLGGLALSIGILVDMSTVIIEDFHVQMGKTPNIATAVLQAARATAVPILLALVCILSVFVPAFIMNDPLRSLFMPLTLAVGFAMISSYVLSITLVPILCVYLVKHEAHDDKKGFFPHVLSVYRTMVTWLVRWRWFVVPGYLVACGLALGLMGLRVGTELFPQIDSGEFVLRFRPPPGSNFNLTRQMAIKCLEEIEREAKTENIIITMGFVGQVAPNFGIDNMVLFMRGPDDGQLRVALRAKSGIKLAEFRERLRQILPERVIPWLADQLKTGGLAESTSLQQAKKATFGFEPGDIVTQVMSFGSTTPIAVRVIGTDLDDIRQHAELIVSKMRRIPGLRDIQFEQTLDYPTIEVVIDREKAGLSNVTIDDVRKALVMATSSTRFTDLNYWIDVETGFDYLVEVLLPPARMTSPEDLEILPLDSVSPIVNLMLRDVATVRPGVRPGEFDRDMSQRFLTVTANVEGEDMGRASRQVAQAIAAAGDPPEGVRVETLGQLPQMIEMFKSLAIGLAVAVFVILVLLTAYFQSPRMGLISISAVPGVLAGIAVILYLTKTSLNIESFMGSIMSLGVSVSNSVLLVAFINAHWKNGSSSTEAAIDGAGERLRPILMTACAMTVGMIPMALALERGSEMQAPLGRAVIGGLVTSTLATLLVLPSIFAIVIGTSEPHTPSIYPGDADSHYYDPHLEDDEHHKSGDERAASNVEQSGGS